The window TAACAGGAAACTGGCAGGCGTTAGGCAGTCGTCGTGTCGATATCTCTAAAATCGCGGTGTCCGACGCGCAGCTAACCGTTTCTTATTATGGTACCGGGCGCTCAAATTTGCATGAGTTTTTAAAGCAAATGAGTGGTATGAAGGTGCAAAAAATCAACTCAGTGCCGCTTCGCTGGCAAGTTGATGAATGGATGATGGACAATGTCACTATTAATTTGTTTGATAAAGGTGAGCCGATTCTCAGTGTTCACGTGGATGAATTGGCGTTAACCGACTTACAGTCAATGCAAGACCCTGATGCCCAGGTGAAAGAGCTTCTCTGGCCAATTCTCGAGCAAGTGATTGAACAAGTGCGTAGGGGCAACTCAAGCTTGCAGGTAGACAGTATGGCGCTTTCCAGGTTTTTATTGCGTGAAGCTATGGCGTTCTAAACTTGAGTTAAACGGGTTTACGAAGTACAGTTAGGAAAAATTAAACACCCGTTTAAAATAAGAGGTTGGAGTGGCAAATTCATACCCAAATTTACTAAAACCCCTGGATCTTGGCTTTACAACGTTAAAGAATCGAGTCTTGATGGGGTCAATGCATACTGGCCTGGAAGAAGAAAAAAATGGCTTTAGTAAATTAGCCAGCTTTTATGAAGAGCGCGCTAAAGGTGGTGTCGGGCTGATTGTCACCGGCGGTATTAGTCCAAACTTCCGTGGTCGGCTGGCGCCTTTTGGCAGTGAAATGTCCAAGCCCTGGCACGTGGGAAAACACCGTCAGGTGACCGATGCCGTTCATAAGTATGGCAGTAAAATCTGTCTGCAACTTCTACACGCGGGTCGTTACAGCTACCATCCGTTTTCGTTAGCGCCGAGCGCGATAAAAGCACCTATCAATCCGTTCAAACCTAAAGCCATGTCTGAACGGCAAATTCTCAAAACCATTAAACACTATGCCCGTGGTGCTAAGTTAGCTCAGAAAGCTGGTTATGATGGTGTTGAAATTATGGGATCAGAAGGTTATCTGATTAACCAGTTTTTGTGTCCAAGAACGAATAAACGCACGGACGGTTGGGGCGGTAGTTTTGAAAACCGCATGCGTTTCCCATTAGAAATTGTTAAAGCCGTGCGCGCGGCAGTGGGCGAAAAGTCGATTATTATTTTCCGCTTGTCGATGCTGGATTTGGTGGAAGATGGTCACCAACTGGACGAAGTATTAAAACTAGGAAAGCTGCTGGAACAGGCTGGTGTGACTATTATTAATACGGGTATTGGTTGGCACGAAGCGCGTGTGCCGACCATTGTCACCTCAGTGCCACGAGGCGCCTTCAGCTGGATAACCGAGCGTGTGCGCAGAGAACTTTCTGTGCCAGTGGTTGCGGTTAACCGTATTAATACGCCGGAAATTGCCGAGCATATATTAGAAAGCAACCAGGCCGACATGGTTTCGATGGCGAGGCCGTTACTGGCTGACCCCGAGTTTGTGAAGAAAGCTGAACAAGGTCAGTCTGAGCGCATTAATACCTGTATCGCCTGTAATCAGGCTTGTCTGGACCATGTATTTGAGAATAAAAGAGCGTCCTGCTTAGTTAACCCAAGAGCGTGCTATGAGCAGGAGTTGGTGATGAAGCCCGCTGACAAGAAAAAGCGCTTGGCTGTTATTGGCTCAGGGCCTGCGGGCTTAGCTTTTGCTTGCAATGCGGCCGAGCGGGGGCATCAGGTTGACTTATACGATAAGTCGGAAGAAATTGGCGGTCAGTTTAACTACGCTAAGCAAATTCCGGGTAAAGAAGAGTTTTACGAAACGCTGCGTTACTTCAAACACCGTATTGAAGACACTGATGTGCAGCTTAAGTTAGGTCAGGAGCAAAGTTGTGAAGGCTTGCTGGCAGAGCAATACGACGATGTGATTCTGGCAACCGGCGTCAGCCCGCGTAAGGTTGATATTCCGGGTGTTGATTTGCCGCATGTGCTGGGTTACTTAGATGTGCTGCGTGATCACAAAGCCGTCGGTAAAAAAGTAGCCGTTATTGGTGCCGGCGGTATTGGTTTTGATGTGTCTGAATACTTAACGACGGAAAAATCACTGACGCTGGATGAAAAAGAGTGGTCTGAGCGCTGGGGTATAGACAAAGACTACAGTGACCGCGGCGGCTT is drawn from Idiomarina piscisalsi and contains these coding sequences:
- a CDS encoding NADPH-dependent 2,4-dienoyl-CoA reductase; translated protein: MANSYPNLLKPLDLGFTTLKNRVLMGSMHTGLEEEKNGFSKLASFYEERAKGGVGLIVTGGISPNFRGRLAPFGSEMSKPWHVGKHRQVTDAVHKYGSKICLQLLHAGRYSYHPFSLAPSAIKAPINPFKPKAMSERQILKTIKHYARGAKLAQKAGYDGVEIMGSEGYLINQFLCPRTNKRTDGWGGSFENRMRFPLEIVKAVRAAVGEKSIIIFRLSMLDLVEDGHQLDEVLKLGKLLEQAGVTIINTGIGWHEARVPTIVTSVPRGAFSWITERVRRELSVPVVAVNRINTPEIAEHILESNQADMVSMARPLLADPEFVKKAEQGQSERINTCIACNQACLDHVFENKRASCLVNPRACYEQELVMKPADKKKRLAVIGSGPAGLAFACNAAERGHQVDLYDKSEEIGGQFNYAKQIPGKEEFYETLRYFKHRIEDTDVQLKLGQEQSCEGLLAEQYDDVILATGVSPRKVDIPGVDLPHVLGYLDVLRDHKAVGKKVAVIGAGGIGFDVSEYLTTEKSLTLDEKEWSERWGIDKDYSDRGGLKPQQPEPSPRQVWLLQRKESKVGKGLGKTSGWVHRNELKSKSVNMWNGVTYHRIVPEGIEIERNGEKQLLEVDNIVICAGQVPQRELHDALEAAGQSVHLIGGADVAAELDAKRAIRQGTELAARI